GGGATCGGCGCGCCCCCCGTAGGCACGCGCCAGCCCCCAGGCCTGCAGGTAGTTCGGAATCATCACGGCGGCGCGGTCCCCCTGATCGAGCAGTCCCCAGAAGACGACGTAGTTCGCCTCCGAGCCGCCGTTCGTGACCATGACGTTGTCGCGCGTCGCATCGCCGTAGAACCCGGCAATCCGGTCGCGCAGCGTCTCCGAGCCGCGCGAGGCCGGATACTTCAGCCGGAGGTCGTGGAGCGCGCGGGTGTCCGTCTCGGGGCCGAGAATCTCGCCGACGGTCATCGGCAGGACACCGCTCTCCGAGAGGTTGAACTCCACCTCGTTTTCGTACAGGCACTGCGTCCGTTCCATCCTGAACAGGTCGATGCGCATCGGTTCTCCCGGCGGAGGGGACAGGGCCCTAGGATAGCAGAGGACGGCCGGGGCGCCTCGATGGTACCCTTCGTGCCAATGGACGAAACGGGACCGATCGACCCGCCGATCGACGGCACGCTCGACCTGCACACCTTCGACCCGCGCGAGGTGAACCACCTCGTCCCCGACTACCTGGCGGAGTGCCGGGCCAGGGGGATCCTCAGCGTCCGCATCATCCACGGCAAAGGGACGGGGGCGCTGCGCCGCGCGGTTCTGTCCGTGCTCGGCCGCCTGCCGGAGGTGGCGGCCTTCCGGACCGCCTCGGAGGACGCCGGCGGGTGGGGCGCGACCCTGGTCGAGCTCAGGCCTGCTTCCGGGCGTACCGGGAGTCGATGAAGACCGCCCAGGTCTTGCCGTCCCTGGAGTGTTCGATGCGGAAGGAGTACCGGTCCGCCCCCTCGAACGCGTAGATGTAGCGGCTGTGCCCCATCGGGTTTTCTCCCTCGAACGTCAGGCGGTCGGCCTCCCAGCGTCCACGCACAGGCTCCGGGGTTCCCGACCCCATCGAGTCGAACCAGTGCATGGTGTAGCCCTTCTGCTGCGGATCGTACCCGTAGACCCCGTGCCCGCGGTAGGTGATCTGGCCGCTGCGCTCCTGGACGTAGTCGGCGACCAGGAAGAACCCATTGAGATCGAGATGCGCCTGGAAGCGTCCGGCGCCGGTGCCCCCCTTCGGATCCCACGGCGACGGGTGAATCGTCTCCTCCCCGACCCAGTCGCCCGCCAGGGCCTTCAGCCTGCGATGCTCGTCCAGTAGCCTCGGCACGTCCATCATCGGTGGTCCTCCCCTCGTGGTGGTGCGAAACTCGCGCTGTTCGGATGCATGAATTGTCACGCCGTTCGTCCAGAACGTCAACCCCTCGTCCCGCCCCCTCGTCCCGGCTGCTCGTCCCGCCTGCTTGACGTACCCCTCCGAAGGGCGCTACTCTCCAGGCCTCGAACCAGCCATGCGCTTCCGTTTCGCGACAGCCGACGTATTCACCGACCGGATCTTCGGCGGGAACCAGCTCGCCGTGTTCCCGGACGGCCGGGGGCTGCGCACGGAGCAGATGCAGCAGGTGGCGCGCGAATTCAATTTCTCCGAGACGGTCTTCGTGCTGCCTCCGGACCTTCCGGCCCACACCCGCCGCCTGCGGATCTTCACGCCCGGGGGGGAGATCCCCTTCGCCGGCCACCCGACGATTGGCACCGCCTGCGTCCTGGCGTCCCTGGGAGAAATCCCCAACGGCGACGAGTGGACGCGGATCGTCTTCGAGGAGGGGGCGGGGCCGGTGCCGGTCTGCATCCAGACGATCGACGGCCGGGCGCGATACGCCCGGCTGACCTCGCCGCGGCTTCCGGAGATCGGCCCGCCCGCGCCCCCCGCCGCCGATCTGGCCGCCATGCTGTCCCTCGAGCCGTCGGACCTGCTCGAGGAGCCCTGGACCCCCCAGGGGGTGTCCTGCGGGCTGCCCTTCCTGCTGGTTCCGCTGCGCGATCGGGGGGCCGTCGGACGCGCCCGGCTGCGTCCCGACGTCTGGGAGCGGGTGCTGTCCCGGTACTGGTCGCCGCACGTCTACCTCTTCGCGCTCGACCCCGAGCTCGCGGGGCGGCAGGCGCGCGCCCGCATGTTCGGCCCCGCCGCGGGCGTGACCGAGGACCCCGCCACCGGCAGCGCCGCGACGGCGCTCGCCGGCTACCTGGGGGCGCGCGACCCGAGGCGGGACGGCCGGCTGCGATGGGTCATCGAGCAGGGGTTCGAGATGGGCCGCCCGAGCCTCCTCGAGGCCGAGGCGGACAAGCGCGAGGGGACGATCACCGAGATCCGCGTCGGCGGCGCCACCGCCCTCGTCAGCGAAGGCACGATGGAGATCCCTTGACGGACGCGCTCCGATGAGCCGGCCCGCCCCGTCGGTCCGCTGGTCCGCCGTTCCCGTCCTGCTCGCCCTGCTCGCCGCCTGCGCCCACTCCGGCGGGCCGCCCCGGATCGCCGCCTCCCCCGAGGCGTCGCTCGCCGCGGCGCCCGAGTACTCCATCGAGGAGTTCCTGGGAACGACCCGGATCCTGGGCGCCTCGTTCTCGCCCGACGGCCGCACGATTCTGTACAGCTCCGATCAAACCGGCGTGTTCAACGCCTTCGCCGTCGCCGCCGCCGGCGGCCAGCCGGTGCAGCTCACCCGCTCGACGGAGGATGCGATCAGGGCGGAGTCCTATTTTCCGGCGGACGAGCGCTTCCTGTACACCAGCGACAAGGGGGGGAACGAGCTGACGCACCTCTACGTGCGCGAGCGGGACGGGTCGGTGCGCGACCTGACGCCGGGCGACGGGGTCAAGGCGGAGTTCCTCGGCTGGGCGCGCGACGACCGGACCTTCTTCGTCAGCACCAACGAGCGCGACCCGAAGTTCTTCGACCTGTACGAGTACCAGACGGACGGCTACGCCCGGAGCCTGCTCTTCAAGAACGACGCGGGCTACAAGTACGGCGACGTCTCCCCCGACCGGACGACCCTGGCCCTCTCCAAGTCGCGCACCACCAACGACAGCGACGCCTTCCTGCATGTCCTGAAGACCGGGGAGACCAGGAACATCACCCCCCACAAGGGGGACGCGCTGAACCGGCCGGCGCGGTTCACCCCGGACGGCCTGGGGCTCTACCTGATCAGCGACGAGGGGAGCGAGTTCGCCGGCCTGGCCCTCTACGATCTGAAGACCGGCGCGCGCCGCCCCCTGGTCAGGCCTTCCTGGGAGGTGACCGAGGCCGAGATCTCGAAGAGCGGCCGGTACCTGGCGGTCTCCATTAATAATGATGCGCGGACCGAGCTCCGGCTGTTCGAGGCCGCCTCGATGCGCCCGGTCGCCCTGCCGGACCTGCCCCGGGGGGCGATCAGGACGGTCACCTTCTCGCGCGACGAGGAACACCTGGCGTTCCATGCGAGCGACAGCCTGACGCCGCGGGACCTCTACGCCATGGACCTGGGAGGAGGGGCGCCGCGCCGGCTGACCCGCTCGCTCAATCCGCGGATTGACCCCAGGAACCTGGCCGAGGTCGAGGTCGTGCGCTTCCCGTCCTACGACGGACTCGAGATCCCCGGCCTCCTCTACCGGCCGCACGGCGCCTCGTCGCGCCATCCCGTGCCCGCCATCGTCAAGGTCCACGGCGGTCCGGGGGGCCAGGCGCAGATCGAGTACAGCGGCCTGACCCAGTACCTCGTCAACCACGGCTACGCGGTGTTCGACATCAACAACCGTGGCAGCAGCGGCTACGGGAAGACCTTCTTCGCCCTGGACGATCGCCGGCACGGCGAGGCCGACCTGGGAGACGTCGTGGCGTGCCGCACGATGCTCGCCGAAAGCGGCTGGGTCGATGCGAAGCGGATCGGCATTCTCGGGGGGAGCTACGGCGGCTACATGGTCCTGGCGGCCCTCGCGTTCAAGCCGGGCACGTTCGCGGTCGGCGTCGACCTGTTCGGCGTCGCCAACTGGGTGCGCACCCTGGAGAGCATCCCTCCGTACTGGGAGTCCTTCCGCGAGGCGCTGTTCGCCGAGCTGGGGGATCCGAAGGCGGACGCCGAGCGGCTCCGCCGCATCTCCCCGCTGTTCCACGCGACGAACATCAAGACGCCGCTCATCGTCCTGCAGGGAGCCAACGACCCGCGCGTCCTGAAGCCGGAATCGGACGACATCGTGAAGGCGGTGCGGGCCAACGGCGTGCCGGTCGAGTACGTCGTCTTTCCGGACGAGGGGCACGGATTCCAGAAGAAGGAGAACGAGCTGGTCGGCTACCGGGCGATCCTGGCGTTCCTGGACCAGCACCTCAAGGGCGCCGCCGCGGGTGGGTGACCTGGGCGAGTTCTCGCCGGCGACCCGCCTGTTCCTGAAAGCCTACCCCTGGCGCCGGATCGACCCCGTCCCGTGGACCCCGCTGCGAAAGCCCCTGGCCGTTTGCCGGCTGGCGCTGGTCTCGAGCGCCGGGTTCGTGCTTCCCGGCCAGGAGCCGTTCGAGGCGTCGATCCGCGGAGGGGACGTGTCGTTCCGCGACATCCCCTCCGACGCGCGGGCCGCGGCGCTCATCGACACGCATCGGAGCCGGTCGTTCGATCACGAGGGCATGCGGCTCGACCCGAACCTCGCCCTGCCGCTCGACCGGGCGCGCGAGCTGGCCGCCGCCGGCCGCGTCGGCTCGGTGAACCGCCGCCACCTGTCGTTCATGGGCTCGATCACCGCCCCGGGAAGGCTGGTGCGCGACTCGGCCCCGCAGGCGGCGCGCCGGCTCTCGGAGGACGGCGTCGACGTCGCCCTGCTCATCCCGGTCTGACCAATGTGCACCCAGGCGGTCGGCCTGGCTGCGGCCGAGCTGGAGCGGCAGGGGATCGCGACCGTGGCGATCCAGCTCCTGCGCCACGTCGCCGAG
The sequence above is a segment of the Candidatus Polarisedimenticolia bacterium genome. Coding sequences within it:
- a CDS encoding Smr/MutS family protein, giving the protein MDETGPIDPPIDGTLDLHTFDPREVNHLVPDYLAECRARGILSVRIIHGKGTGALRRAVLSVLGRLPEVAAFRTASEDAGGWGATLVELRPASGRTGSR
- a CDS encoding DUF1579 family protein; this encodes MMDVPRLLDEHRRLKALAGDWVGEETIHPSPWDPKGGTGAGRFQAHLDLNGFFLVADYVQERSGQITYRGHGVYGYDPQQKGYTMHWFDSMGSGTPEPVRGRWEADRLTFEGENPMGHSRYIYAFEGADRYSFRIEHSRDGKTWAVFIDSRYARKQA
- a CDS encoding PhzF family phenazine biosynthesis protein — encoded protein: MRFRFATADVFTDRIFGGNQLAVFPDGRGLRTEQMQQVAREFNFSETVFVLPPDLPAHTRRLRIFTPGGEIPFAGHPTIGTACVLASLGEIPNGDEWTRIVFEEGAGPVPVCIQTIDGRARYARLTSPRLPEIGPPAPPAADLAAMLSLEPSDLLEEPWTPQGVSCGLPFLLVPLRDRGAVGRARLRPDVWERVLSRYWSPHVYLFALDPELAGRQARARMFGPAAGVTEDPATGSAATALAGYLGARDPRRDGRLRWVIEQGFEMGRPSLLEAEADKREGTITEIRVGGATALVSEGTMEIP
- a CDS encoding S9 family peptidase; the encoded protein is MSRPAPSVRWSAVPVLLALLAACAHSGGPPRIAASPEASLAAAPEYSIEEFLGTTRILGASFSPDGRTILYSSDQTGVFNAFAVAAAGGQPVQLTRSTEDAIRAESYFPADERFLYTSDKGGNELTHLYVRERDGSVRDLTPGDGVKAEFLGWARDDRTFFVSTNERDPKFFDLYEYQTDGYARSLLFKNDAGYKYGDVSPDRTTLALSKSRTTNDSDAFLHVLKTGETRNITPHKGDALNRPARFTPDGLGLYLISDEGSEFAGLALYDLKTGARRPLVRPSWEVTEAEISKSGRYLAVSINNDARTELRLFEAASMRPVALPDLPRGAIRTVTFSRDEEHLAFHASDSLTPRDLYAMDLGGGAPRRLTRSLNPRIDPRNLAEVEVVRFPSYDGLEIPGLLYRPHGASSRHPVPAIVKVHGGPGGQAQIEYSGLTQYLVNHGYAVFDINNRGSSGYGKTFFALDDRRHGEADLGDVVACRTMLAESGWVDAKRIGILGGSYGGYMVLAALAFKPGTFAVGVDLFGVANWVRTLESIPPYWESFREALFAELGDPKADAERLRRISPLFHATNIKTPLIVLQGANDPRVLKPESDDIVKAVRANGVPVEYVVFPDEGHGFQKKENELVGYRAILAFLDQHLKGAAAGG
- a CDS encoding glycine/sarcosine/betaine reductase selenoprotein B family protein — encoded protein: MGDLGEFSPATRLFLKAYPWRRIDPVPWTPLRKPLAVCRLALVSSAGFVLPGQEPFEASIRGGDVSFRDIPSDARAAALIDTHRSRSFDHEGMRLDPNLALPLDRARELAAAGRVGSVNRRHLSFMGSITAPGRLVRDSAPQAARRLSEDGVDVALLIPV